In the genome of Segatella copri, one region contains:
- a CDS encoding lactonase family protein has translation MDNIKAILAGLSLTMAVGMPAVASDELTMVVGTYTDQSTSDGMYVYRFNQHTGKSQLVGDVQAGNPSFLMMNHDANRVYAVSEYDDGRQGLGAFVLNKKEGSMTPLGYQKCGTKATRQENNMPGAAPCNVMLYGGYVVTSNYNGGDISVFPIKEDGSVAPESQYFDMHRQGSGVVSHIHCCQMTPDHQYMLANDLGNDCIWRFQVNDGREFLSNPVLAYQAPKGTGPRHLVFNSKGNVVYLIGELDGTVTVLGYNKGTLQELQRIQASKTRTLGSADIHLSPDGRFLYASHRLTDEGISVFAVDKKSGLLTKIGFQPTAAHPRNFAITPNGEFMLVACRDSHVIQVFKIDRKTGMMVDTKQDIKVGKPVCVQFAN, from the coding sequence ATGGACAATATAAAGGCGATATTGGCAGGCTTGTCCTTGACGATGGCTGTGGGGATGCCGGCAGTGGCGAGTGATGAACTTACAATGGTGGTAGGTACTTATACCGACCAGAGTACTTCGGATGGAATGTATGTTTATCGTTTCAACCAGCATACAGGGAAGTCGCAATTGGTGGGCGATGTGCAGGCAGGCAATCCTTCGTTCCTCATGATGAATCATGATGCAAATCGGGTTTATGCCGTGAGTGAATATGATGATGGGCGACAAGGGCTCGGGGCTTTCGTACTCAATAAGAAAGAGGGTTCGATGACTCCGCTTGGGTATCAGAAGTGTGGAACGAAGGCTACTCGACAGGAAAACAATATGCCTGGTGCTGCACCATGCAATGTGATGCTGTATGGCGGATATGTAGTGACATCCAATTATAATGGGGGTGATATTTCCGTATTCCCAATCAAGGAAGATGGAAGTGTGGCGCCAGAATCGCAATATTTCGATATGCATCGACAGGGGAGTGGCGTGGTTTCGCATATCCATTGCTGCCAGATGACTCCTGATCATCAATATATGCTTGCCAATGATTTGGGGAACGACTGTATCTGGCGCTTCCAGGTAAATGATGGCAGGGAATTCTTATCCAATCCTGTTCTTGCCTATCAGGCACCTAAAGGAACGGGACCACGCCATCTTGTATTCAACTCAAAAGGCAATGTGGTTTATCTGATAGGCGAACTGGATGGCACGGTAACCGTATTGGGATATAACAAGGGTACATTGCAGGAGTTGCAGCGCATACAGGCTTCAAAGACCCGTACGCTTGGAAGTGCTGATATTCATCTGTCTCCTGACGGTCGCTTTCTCTATGCATCCCATCGGTTAACCGATGAGGGCATCTCGGTATTTGCCGTAGATAAGAAATCGGGTCTGCTCACAAAGATAGGCTTCCAACCTACAGCTGCCCATCCTCGCAATTTCGCCATCACGCCTAACGGAGAGTTTATGCTTGTGGCGTGCCGTGACAGCCATGTGATTCAAGTTTTCAAAATCGACAGGAAAACAGGAATGATGGTTGATACGAAGCAGGATATAAAGGTTGGAAAACCTGTCTGCGTGCAGTTTGCCAATTAA
- a CDS encoding DUF6377 domain-containing protein, with protein MKVVLWFLMMLMPLLASASSVNEEQLFHRLDSYIAQRSKFTQRKEAKLLRLKKQLHMTSDKRSQLSLYNQIYREYYTYRYDSAMTYAKKGYQLAAQLQDDYFINLNKINRAAVLSTGGFYSQAEDLMLAMDVEKMSPKLLQYYYYTLTWVYNYWGTFCNKSEFQEGLEAKKRFYLGKTLEHIGNKESALYYYLSGEFEFLKQRTSKKTLQFYMKALSASPLNSRVHASSAYCIARYYYDTDQKDLYEKYIVEAAISDQICPLKENLALQELSTYLYNKDASYAKRASKYIYCSMEDAQFYNNRLRMVEISRILPLITETNHQAEVRKNRIVTASLVIVSILSLGFLAMAFFAFKMNKRLAKSRREIKSQNTLLDELNQKLLNTNKRRETYMHLFMDISAVYIKKLDDYRKLVSRKIKAKQTADLLTAINSYKLAEEEAANFYIRFDKAFIDLYPNFVEEFNQLLLPEKQIVLPAPNSLTKELRIYALMRLGITDGQELATLLFYSTQTIYNYKTAIRKRAKDLATFDAAINQLCNVIG; from the coding sequence ATGAAAGTAGTATTGTGGTTCTTAATGATGCTTATGCCATTGCTGGCAAGTGCTTCTTCCGTAAACGAGGAACAGCTGTTCCATCGTTTAGACAGTTACATCGCTCAGCGAAGCAAGTTTACCCAAAGAAAAGAAGCGAAACTGCTAAGACTCAAAAAGCAACTACACATGACTTCCGACAAGCGCAGCCAGCTTAGTCTCTATAACCAAATCTACAGGGAGTATTATACCTACCGTTACGACTCTGCCATGACATACGCCAAGAAGGGCTACCAGCTGGCAGCACAGCTTCAGGATGATTATTTCATCAACCTGAATAAAATCAATCGCGCGGCAGTGCTATCAACAGGCGGTTTCTACAGCCAGGCAGAAGACTTAATGCTCGCAATGGATGTGGAGAAAATGTCACCTAAGTTATTGCAATACTATTATTATACCTTGACTTGGGTATATAACTACTGGGGAACTTTCTGCAACAAGTCGGAGTTTCAAGAAGGATTAGAAGCCAAAAAACGTTTTTATTTAGGCAAGACTCTTGAGCATATCGGCAACAAGGAATCCGCTCTTTATTACTATCTTTCAGGAGAGTTTGAATTTCTAAAGCAGCGTACAAGCAAAAAAACACTTCAGTTCTACATGAAGGCGCTTTCAGCCAGTCCCCTGAACAGCCGTGTGCATGCCTCATCGGCTTATTGCATTGCCCGCTATTATTATGATACCGACCAAAAGGATTTGTATGAGAAGTATATTGTAGAAGCAGCCATCTCAGACCAGATATGCCCCCTGAAAGAGAATCTTGCCCTTCAGGAACTTTCCACCTATCTATATAATAAGGATGCCTCCTATGCAAAGAGGGCTTCCAAATACATCTATTGCTCCATGGAGGATGCCCAATTCTACAACAACCGTCTCCGCATGGTTGAGATTTCCCGCATACTTCCCCTTATCACAGAAACGAACCATCAGGCAGAAGTACGCAAGAACCGCATCGTAACAGCATCCCTCGTCATCGTGAGTATCCTGTCGCTAGGATTCCTTGCCATGGCTTTCTTTGCATTCAAGATGAACAAGCGTCTGGCCAAGAGCCGTAGGGAGATAAAAAGCCAAAATACACTCTTGGACGAACTGAACCAGAAGCTGCTCAACACCAATAAGCGAAGAGAGACCTATATGCATTTATTCATGGATATCAGTGCCGTATATATCAAGAAACTGGATGATTATCGCAAACTGGTAAGCCGCAAAATCAAGGCAAAGCAAACTGCCGATCTTCTGACTGCCATCAATAGCTACAAGCTGGCAGAAGAAGAGGCAGCCAACTTCTATATTCGCTTCGACAAGGCATTCATTGACTTATATCCGAATTTCGTGGAAGAGTTCAACCAACTGCTGTTGCCTGAAAAGCAGATTGTTCTCCCTGCCCCAAACAGTCTCACCAAGGAACTGCGTATCTATGCACTGATGCGACTAGGAATTACAGATGGTCAGGAACTGGCCACCCTCCTGTTCTATTCTACGCAAACCATTTATAATTACAAGACTGCCATCAGAAAGCGAGCCAAAGACCTCGCCACTTTTGATGCAGCCATCAACCAACTATGCAATGTGATAGGCTAA
- a CDS encoding TonB-dependent receptor: MALVAMSAASQVYALPSDDSENKEKKEERNVMLNASDANKPREIQIGLPSEDVTVYENGLPAVYSSSVHKLSAHWRSDASLKGTDLMTPSESAIATGNIAYAVSSFSELGQKEFKGKLNYKANHFGMQNVDLNLSGGIGDNWLYTASMYQNFDPGSFKLRFTDYADRTQLYHFGITRILNDGKGRVSLLYKYSNSKNPGNFANAAPFIYSGDGSIKKIDGFDPGMDSYVQRQGSFQYLNTKSGKMETWNMSDGSENHANEIALISQYQFDNGWLWKFNAKYMNAPRANYVDYGGSTISKVSEADGYQLSDGSDYSGYIEGRRTWLHVGKVSNALLTTEISKQLNNHKLMIGLNEWYYHLNYYSSSFQWAGTVEAYPRSLSQMYVNPLDPTQTARRSETFGYNELSPEYTKGSENKLALYFTDEWKVSPKFKVFYGGRLEYYRMSAEQISTPRFSGFHMGNYNTYATAADGSVVATEHSIEAKNVTKDKLNYAATLQLTYNLTRQFGLTADATIATRFPRISEYAGTGPTEEQYKRVTIPLIRGGIFYKNDWIDLSSMVTYISKSNNIDQQNLTKPGTTEGKTVLLIYNIQTLGWTTSAEINPFKNFHMHALFTYQKPVYKNYNASVTFSDGQSMGVNANNMIVKEIPQVLIELDPKYDITKNLNAWLSFRYFGKTYANLQEALYFNGHWETFGGINWNVNKNLSLGVSVINIFNEKGAKGTISGSELITKQEAGKYEGKYMSGSYLRPFTVEFSAGIKF, translated from the coding sequence ATGGCTTTGGTAGCGATGTCAGCTGCAAGCCAAGTGTATGCACTTCCTTCTGACGATTCTGAAAACAAGGAGAAAAAGGAAGAGCGTAATGTGATGCTCAACGCATCTGATGCCAACAAGCCTCGTGAAATCCAGATAGGATTGCCAAGCGAGGATGTAACCGTATATGAGAACGGTCTTCCTGCCGTTTACTCTTCTTCCGTACACAAGCTGTCTGCCCATTGGCGAAGCGATGCCTCACTGAAAGGTACCGACTTGATGACTCCATCTGAGTCTGCCATTGCTACGGGTAATATTGCGTACGCAGTTTCTTCTTTCAGCGAGTTGGGACAGAAAGAGTTCAAGGGCAAGCTCAACTATAAGGCAAACCATTTTGGTATGCAGAATGTAGATCTCAACCTGTCTGGTGGAATCGGTGACAATTGGCTTTATACAGCCAGTATGTATCAGAATTTCGATCCAGGTAGTTTCAAGCTTCGCTTTACTGATTATGCCGACCGTACCCAACTTTATCATTTCGGCATCACTCGCATCTTGAATGATGGAAAGGGACGTGTCTCCTTATTATATAAGTATTCCAACAGCAAGAACCCTGGCAATTTTGCCAATGCAGCCCCATTTATCTATTCTGGCGACGGCAGTATCAAGAAGATTGATGGCTTTGACCCTGGTATGGACTCATACGTGCAACGTCAAGGTTCTTTCCAATACTTGAATACAAAGTCAGGAAAGATGGAGACATGGAATATGAGCGATGGCAGTGAGAATCATGCCAACGAGATTGCCCTCATCAGTCAGTATCAGTTTGATAATGGATGGTTGTGGAAATTCAACGCCAAGTATATGAATGCTCCACGTGCCAATTATGTGGATTACGGAGGAAGTACCATCTCTAAGGTGAGCGAGGCTGATGGCTATCAGCTTTCTGATGGGTCTGACTACAGTGGCTACATAGAGGGACGTCGCACCTGGTTGCATGTTGGTAAGGTGAGCAATGCGCTTTTGACTACCGAAATCTCCAAGCAGTTGAACAACCATAAGTTAATGATTGGTTTGAACGAGTGGTATTACCATCTCAATTACTATTCGTCTTCGTTCCAGTGGGCAGGCACCGTAGAAGCTTATCCACGCTCCTTGAGCCAGATGTATGTCAATCCGCTTGATCCTACACAGACAGCCCGCCGTTCTGAGACTTTCGGTTATAATGAGTTGAGTCCTGAATACACCAAGGGATCAGAGAACAAGTTGGCACTCTACTTTACCGACGAATGGAAGGTAAGTCCTAAGTTCAAGGTGTTCTATGGTGGTAGATTGGAGTACTACCGTATGTCTGCCGAGCAGATTTCTACTCCACGTTTCTCAGGATTCCACATGGGTAACTATAATACATACGCCACTGCTGCTGATGGTTCTGTTGTTGCTACCGAGCACAGCATCGAAGCAAAGAACGTAACCAAGGATAAATTGAATTATGCAGCCACCTTGCAGTTGACGTATAACCTGACCCGCCAGTTTGGTTTGACAGCCGATGCTACCATCGCCACCCGTTTCCCACGTATCAGCGAGTATGCAGGAACAGGTCCTACCGAGGAACAGTATAAGCGAGTAACCATCCCACTGATTCGTGGTGGTATTTTCTACAAGAATGATTGGATTGACCTTTCTTCAATGGTGACCTATATTTCTAAGTCGAACAATATCGACCAGCAGAATCTTACCAAGCCAGGAACAACAGAGGGCAAGACCGTGTTGCTCATCTATAACATCCAGACTTTGGGTTGGACAACCTCGGCAGAAATCAATCCGTTCAAGAACTTCCACATGCATGCACTCTTCACCTATCAGAAGCCGGTGTATAAGAACTATAATGCAAGTGTAACGTTCAGTGACGGTCAGTCTATGGGAGTGAATGCCAATAACATGATTGTCAAGGAGATTCCTCAGGTACTTATTGAGTTGGACCCTAAATACGACATCACCAAGAATCTGAATGCCTGGTTGAGCTTCCGTTACTTCGGTAAGACCTATGCCAACCTTCAGGAGGCACTCTATTTCAATGGTCACTGGGAGACTTTCGGCGGAATCAACTGGAATGTGAACAAGAATCTGAGCCTTGGCGTGAGTGTCATCAATATCTTCAACGAGAAGGGTGCCAAGGGTACCATTAGTGGCTCTGAGCTGATTACCAAGCAGGAAGCCGGAAAATATGAAGGCAAGTACATGAGTGGTAGCTATCTCCGTCCGTTCACGGTGGAATTCTCTGCAGGAATCAAGTTCTAA
- a CDS encoding alpha-galactosidase, whose amino-acid sequence MKKVFMIIAAMCMTSIMASAQKTIRVSTDKTDLVMQVSPKGRLYQVYLGDKLKNPSDYNHLKWDVYAASDGSVCQRGHEVYATSGDEDFFEPAVAVTHADGNMTTYLYYQSSEEKAISGGVETIITLKDKVYPLTVKLHYAAYPKENVIKAWSEISHKEKAPVTLWRYSSTMLYFKANKYFVTNYHSDWAKEGQPETCQLTAGKKIVDTKLGTRAAMQEEPFFELGFDEPAKENEGKVMLGTIGWPGNFRFTFEVDNVGALRVIPAINPYASNYKLKAGETFTTPEFIFAMSDNGIGEASRNLHNWARQYQVNMGMEDRLTLLNNWENTGFDFNQQSLAELMKDAKDLGVDMFLLDDGWFANKYPRKDDHAGLGDWEATKSKLPDGIPGLVRDAKKAGVKFGIWIEPEMVNPKSELFEKHPDWVIMQPKRDTYYYRNQLVLDISNPKVQDYVFGIVDRIMTENPDVAYFKWDCNSVITNIYSPYHKENQGNFYIDHVRGIYKVLTRIHKKYPKLPMMLCSGGGGRMDYEMLKYFTEFWCSDDTDPYERLYIQWSLSKFFPAKTMGSHVTNWNKNTSVKFRTDVCSSCKLGFDIDLKSLSGDEYKFVQNAVKNYDSMKPMILDGDQYRLVSPYEGNHCAINYVSKDRQRAVLFAYDLHPRYKEPVMNVKMQGLDADKVYTVKELNLMPGKESDLECNGKQYSGDYLMKVGLNVFSQTDGTSHVLVLE is encoded by the coding sequence ATGAAAAAGGTATTTATGATTATCGCAGCGATGTGCATGACATCTATCATGGCATCTGCTCAAAAGACCATCAGAGTGTCAACCGATAAGACCGACCTCGTGATGCAAGTTTCTCCTAAGGGTCGCCTCTACCAGGTGTATCTGGGTGACAAGTTGAAGAATCCTTCAGATTACAATCATCTGAAGTGGGATGTATATGCGGCTTCTGATGGTTCCGTCTGCCAGCGAGGTCATGAGGTTTATGCAACCTCTGGTGATGAAGATTTCTTCGAACCGGCAGTGGCAGTGACCCATGCAGATGGTAATATGACCACCTATTTATATTATCAGTCTTCTGAAGAAAAGGCTATCAGTGGAGGTGTTGAGACCATCATCACTCTTAAGGACAAGGTGTATCCGCTGACCGTGAAGCTCCACTATGCAGCTTACCCTAAGGAGAACGTCATCAAGGCATGGAGCGAAATCTCTCATAAGGAGAAAGCTCCGGTTACACTTTGGAGATATAGCTCTACAATGCTTTATTTCAAGGCAAACAAGTATTTCGTTACCAATTATCATAGCGACTGGGCTAAGGAAGGCCAGCCTGAGACTTGCCAGTTGACTGCTGGTAAAAAGATTGTTGATACCAAGTTGGGTACCCGTGCAGCCATGCAGGAGGAGCCCTTCTTTGAACTGGGATTCGATGAGCCTGCCAAGGAGAATGAGGGCAAGGTGATGCTTGGAACCATCGGATGGCCTGGCAACTTCCGCTTTACCTTCGAGGTAGATAACGTGGGAGCCCTTCGTGTTATCCCTGCCATCAATCCATACGCCTCTAACTATAAGCTGAAGGCTGGTGAGACGTTCACTACCCCTGAGTTTATCTTTGCCATGAGTGATAATGGTATTGGTGAGGCTTCCCGTAATTTGCACAATTGGGCTCGCCAGTATCAGGTAAACATGGGTATGGAAGATCGCCTTACGCTCTTGAACAACTGGGAGAATACCGGCTTCGACTTCAACCAGCAGAGTCTTGCTGAGTTGATGAAGGATGCCAAGGACCTGGGTGTAGATATGTTCTTGCTTGATGATGGTTGGTTTGCCAACAAGTATCCTCGCAAGGACGACCATGCAGGTCTCGGCGACTGGGAGGCTACCAAGAGCAAGCTGCCTGATGGAATACCTGGATTGGTAAGAGATGCCAAAAAGGCTGGTGTGAAGTTTGGTATTTGGATTGAGCCTGAGATGGTGAATCCTAAGAGTGAACTCTTTGAGAAGCATCCTGACTGGGTCATCATGCAGCCAAAGCGTGATACCTATTATTACCGCAATCAGCTGGTACTTGATATCAGTAATCCTAAGGTGCAGGACTATGTATTCGGCATCGTGGATCGCATCATGACGGAGAATCCGGATGTGGCTTACTTCAAGTGGGACTGCAACAGTGTGATTACCAATATCTATTCTCCATATCATAAGGAGAATCAGGGTAATTTCTATATCGATCATGTGCGTGGTATCTACAAGGTGCTTACCCGTATTCATAAGAAGTATCCTAAGTTGCCGATGATGCTCTGCTCTGGTGGTGGCGGCAGAATGGATTACGAGATGCTGAAGTATTTCACTGAGTTCTGGTGTTCAGACGATACGGATCCATACGAGCGCCTCTACATCCAGTGGAGCTTGTCTAAGTTCTTCCCAGCCAAGACCATGGGTTCGCATGTAACTAACTGGAACAAGAATACCAGTGTGAAGTTCCGCACCGATGTTTGCAGTTCATGTAAGTTGGGCTTTGATATCGACCTCAAGTCGCTTTCTGGTGATGAATACAAGTTTGTGCAGAATGCAGTCAAGAACTACGATAGCATGAAGCCGATGATTCTCGATGGCGACCAGTATCGTCTGGTTTCTCCATACGAAGGCAACCACTGTGCCATTAACTATGTAAGTAAGGACAGGCAGCGTGCCGTTCTCTTTGCTTACGACTTGCATCCACGCTACAAGGAGCCTGTGATGAATGTGAAGATGCAGGGATTGGATGCCGATAAGGTTTATACCGTAAAGGAGCTTAATCTGATGCCTGGCAAGGAATCTGATTTGGAGTGCAATGGCAAGCAGTATAGCGGTGACTATCTGATGAAGGTCGGTTTGAATGTATTCAGCCAGACAGATGGAACCAGCCATGTATTGGTATTAGAATAA
- a CDS encoding AMP-binding protein yields the protein MIERFLKQTKFTSEQDFKEHLEFIIPEDFNFAYDVMDEWAKIKPDHVALLWASERGEEIRFTYKDLKEQSDKAAAYFQSLGIGHDDKVMLILKRHYQWWLAMLGLHKLGAVAIPATHMLTKHDIVYRNNAASVKAIICCGDDYVVEQIKEAMPESPTVKTLISIGPDIPEGFHDWMKEWNECAPFVRPEHVNSNEDTLLMYFTSGTTGEPKMVAHDHLYALGHLTTGVYWHNLHENSIHLTVADTGWGKAVWGKLYGQWFAGATVFVFDHEKFTADKIMRQIEKYHITSFCAPPTIYRFMIQEDFSKYNLSSLEYCTTAGEAMNPSVAETFQKLTGVQIYEGFGQTETTMTLGTFPWIKPKPGSMGKPNPQYDVHILRPDMTECEDGEKGEICIRIGDNKPIGLFKYYYRDEKQTKSVWHDGYYHTGDMAWRDEEGYFWFEGRIDDVIKSSGYRIGPFEVENALMTHPAVVECAITGVPDPIRGMVVKATVVLKDEYKSMAGPDLIKKLQDHVKHETAPYKYPRIIEFVDELPKTISGKIRRVEIREKDNKKK from the coding sequence ATGATCGAGAGATTTCTTAAACAGACAAAATTCACTTCAGAGCAAGACTTCAAGGAGCATCTGGAGTTTATCATACCAGAAGATTTCAACTTCGCCTACGACGTGATGGACGAATGGGCAAAGATCAAACCAGACCACGTGGCGCTGCTCTGGGCAAGCGAACGAGGTGAGGAAATCCGTTTCACCTACAAGGACCTGAAGGAGCAGAGCGACAAGGCTGCTGCTTACTTCCAGAGTCTCGGCATCGGTCACGATGATAAGGTGATGCTGATTCTGAAGCGTCACTATCAGTGGTGGCTCGCCATGCTAGGCCTCCACAAGTTGGGCGCCGTAGCCATCCCTGCCACCCACATGCTTACCAAGCACGACATCGTTTACCGCAACAATGCAGCAAGCGTAAAGGCGATTATCTGCTGCGGCGATGATTACGTGGTAGAGCAAATTAAAGAGGCAATGCCAGAGAGTCCTACCGTCAAGACCCTGATCAGTATCGGTCCGGACATCCCAGAAGGTTTCCACGACTGGATGAAGGAATGGAACGAATGCGCTCCTTTTGTTCGCCCTGAACATGTAAACTCTAATGAAGATACCCTGCTGATGTACTTCACATCGGGAACCACTGGCGAGCCAAAGATGGTGGCACACGATCACCTCTATGCCCTCGGTCATCTGACCACGGGTGTATATTGGCATAATCTCCACGAGAATTCCATCCATCTTACCGTAGCAGATACCGGTTGGGGCAAGGCTGTATGGGGCAAGCTCTACGGACAATGGTTTGCCGGAGCCACCGTCTTCGTCTTCGATCACGAGAAGTTTACGGCGGATAAGATCATGCGCCAGATTGAGAAGTACCACATCACCTCTTTCTGTGCCCCTCCTACCATCTATCGCTTCATGATTCAGGAAGATTTCTCAAAGTATAATCTCAGCAGTCTTGAATACTGCACCACTGCGGGTGAGGCAATGAACCCATCCGTGGCAGAAACCTTCCAGAAGCTGACTGGTGTTCAGATTTACGAGGGCTTCGGACAGACTGAGACCACCATGACCTTGGGAACCTTCCCTTGGATTAAGCCAAAGCCAGGAAGCATGGGCAAGCCAAATCCACAATATGATGTTCACATTCTTCGCCCAGACATGACGGAATGCGAGGATGGTGAAAAGGGTGAGATTTGCATCCGCATCGGCGATAACAAGCCTATCGGTCTCTTCAAATATTACTATCGTGATGAGAAGCAGACCAAATCGGTTTGGCATGATGGTTACTATCACACGGGCGATATGGCTTGGCGTGATGAAGAAGGCTACTTCTGGTTTGAGGGCAGAATCGACGACGTAATCAAGAGTTCGGGTTACCGTATCGGTCCTTTCGAGGTAGAGAATGCCCTGATGACTCACCCTGCCGTAGTAGAGTGCGCCATCACCGGTGTGCCAGACCCAATCCGCGGCATGGTAGTCAAGGCTACCGTCGTACTGAAGGATGAATACAAGAGTATGGCAGGTCCAGACCTCATCAAGAAGCTGCAGGATCATGTGAAGCACGAGACTGCTCCTTATAAATATCCTCGCATCATCGAATTCGTAGATGAACTGCCAAAGACCATCTCCGGCAAGATTCGAAGAGTAGAGATTCGAGAAAAAGACAATAAAAAGAAATAG
- a CDS encoding helix-turn-helix domain-containing protein, translated as MDEAIKQIGERLKGLREVLNIPAEEVAELCEISLDHYLKIESGEADPSVYRLSKISKRYGIDLDVLLFGEEPRMKGYYVTRKGQGPEIDRNNQYKYQSLAVGFKDRKVNPFMVQVDPLPGDKKPNKNGHDGQEYDYVIEGQLEVTIEEKVMVLNPGDSIYFDSKKSHCFRSLNNEPAKFLCIII; from the coding sequence ATGGATGAAGCAATTAAGCAAATCGGTGAAAGACTGAAAGGTCTCCGCGAGGTTCTCAACATCCCGGCAGAGGAGGTGGCTGAACTTTGCGAAATCAGTCTTGACCACTATCTCAAGATTGAGTCGGGAGAAGCCGACCCATCCGTGTATCGACTTTCAAAGATTTCAAAGCGATACGGCATCGACCTCGACGTATTGCTCTTCGGCGAGGAACCTCGCATGAAGGGATACTACGTTACCCGCAAGGGTCAGGGACCGGAGATAGACCGCAACAACCAGTATAAATACCAGAGCCTTGCCGTGGGATTCAAGGATAGAAAGGTGAATCCGTTCATGGTACAGGTGGATCCGTTGCCTGGCGACAAGAAGCCGAACAAGAACGGACACGACGGACAGGAATATGACTATGTGATTGAGGGACAGCTGGAAGTTACCATCGAAGAGAAGGTAATGGTGCTGAACCCAGGCGACAGCATCTACTTCGACAGCAAGAAGTCACACTGCTTCCGTTCACTCAACAATGAGCCTGCCAAGTTCCTTTGTATAATTATCTAG
- a CDS encoding ATP-binding protein encodes MAEMNTRKLPAGIQFFSIIRKEGYLYVDKTDLVWQLTHSGDLYNYLSRPRRFGKSLLLDTLQCYFEGKKELFEGLKIMELEEEWTEYPVIRLDMSGAGATAAEIKDYLNLEFSKYEALYGIKPKETSRESVRLQVILDTAYQKTGKQVVVLIDEYDSPLQHSWKTPEHEGCTEVYRSVFSVLKLKGNVLRFVFITGITKFTQISLFSVLNHLTNISFLPQFAPLCGITEKELTVNFAPELEALADKMECSIEEAHDKLKTYYDGYHFSDENMTDIYNPFSLLNALSQLRLRNYWISSGATSMLNKFVNNMELRLHDFEDCYIDKDTLETSDVIEGGAELFLYQTGYLTIKGFDEDGYSLGFPNEEVRKALYKAVLPALTQKDITDIVSIQSKLMHSLNNGNLEEAKKCMKSLISNVPYSNKKLASMDMEERYRLIISTILNAIGCKVEVEHMLSTGRIDIVASTSRFIYVVELKLTNNGGLEAAEKQIISNGYLKPFLADGRKVIGLAVELDDMGKGLIDWKEVK; translated from the coding sequence ATGGCAGAGATGAACACAAGGAAATTGCCAGCTGGCATACAATTCTTTAGCATTATCCGCAAGGAAGGCTACTTATATGTTGACAAGACCGACTTGGTATGGCAACTTACTCACTCAGGTGATTTATACAATTATCTGAGCCGTCCTCGTCGTTTCGGTAAGTCTCTGCTTCTTGATACTTTGCAATGCTACTTTGAAGGCAAGAAAGAACTCTTTGAGGGGCTGAAGATTATGGAACTGGAAGAAGAATGGACAGAGTATCCCGTCATCAGACTTGACATGAGCGGTGCAGGTGCCACTGCTGCCGAAATCAAAGACTATCTCAATCTTGAGTTTTCGAAATACGAAGCATTATACGGCATCAAGCCTAAAGAGACATCTCGCGAATCCGTACGCCTCCAAGTTATCCTTGACACAGCCTATCAAAAGACAGGTAAGCAAGTAGTGGTACTGATTGACGAATACGATTCCCCTTTGCAGCATTCATGGAAGACACCAGAGCATGAAGGTTGCACTGAAGTTTATCGTTCTGTATTCTCCGTACTCAAACTCAAAGGAAATGTACTTCGCTTTGTCTTCATCACAGGCATCACGAAGTTTACTCAGATTTCCTTATTCTCAGTACTTAACCATCTGACAAACATCAGCTTTCTCCCACAATTTGCCCCTCTTTGTGGCATTACCGAGAAAGAATTGACAGTTAACTTCGCCCCAGAGTTGGAGGCCTTGGCAGATAAGATGGAATGCAGCATTGAAGAAGCACACGACAAGTTGAAGACCTATTATGACGGTTATCATTTCAGCGATGAGAACATGACCGACATCTACAATCCGTTCAGCTTGCTCAACGCCCTCTCCCAATTGCGTCTGCGCAACTATTGGATTTCATCCGGCGCCACTTCCATGCTGAATAAATTCGTGAACAACATGGAGCTACGCCTTCATGACTTCGAAGATTGCTACATCGACAAAGACACTCTGGAGACATCAGATGTCATAGAAGGCGGTGCCGAACTATTCCTCTATCAGACAGGTTATCTCACTATCAAGGGTTTTGATGAAGATGGATATTCTTTAGGCTTTCCGAATGAGGAAGTAAGAAAGGCTCTCTACAAAGCAGTACTGCCAGCATTGACCCAAAAGGACATTACGGATATTGTCTCCATACAAAGTAAGTTAATGCACAGCTTGAACAATGGCAATTTGGAAGAAGCCAAGAAGTGTATGAAATCTCTTATCTCAAATGTCCCATACAGCAATAAAAAATTGGCAAGTATGGACATGGAGGAGCGTTATCGCCTCATCATTAGCACCATTTTGAATGCCATAGGCTGCAAAGTAGAGGTAGAGCACATGTTATCAACAGGTAGAATAGACATCGTAGCCTCCACCTCCCGCTTCATCTATGTAGTGGAACTGAAGTTAACCAACAACGGAGGATTGGAAGCTGCCGAGAAGCAAATCATCAGCAATGGCTATCTCAAGCCTTTCTTGGCAGATGGCAGAAAGGTTATAGGATTGGCTGTAGAATTAGATGATATGGGCAAAGGACTCATTGATTGGAAAGAAGTTAAATAA